The following coding sequences lie in one Myxococcales bacterium genomic window:
- a CDS encoding M20/M25/M40 family metallo-hydrolase has product MVSKSLVWCFALGMLGTGLSAATAGENSRPLAREIFSVLVGLPSSQSRGGSEQAAKYAAKLLIEAGFPERDVRVLGPSPSAAGVLARFRGRGEREPVLVLAHLDVVEALREDWSIDPYELIEKDGYFYGRGTSDNKAGAAALLANFIRLKREGYEPSRDLIMMLTGDEETDMFSVTYFINEHREEIDSAFALNTDAGEITTDDGRPLAFAIQAAEKVYLTLRVEVTNPGGHSSLPRSDNAIYELAEALIRLQAHEFPVSLNEVTRNYFKQAARFHDPETAASMVALSEDRATADDIARLDSLVELKSRMRTTCVATQLEGGHAENALPQMAAAIVNCRVLPQESEDAVVATIRRVLANDAIHVTNDYPAVASPPSPLTPSVMQAITGVAAEMLPGIPVIAHMSAGATDGLHLRNAGIPTYGVSALGQDPDDVRAHGRDERVRVEDFYRSVEYWYRLLRAL; this is encoded by the coding sequence TTGGTTTCGAAGTCGTTGGTATGGTGCTTTGCTCTGGGGATGCTCGGTACCGGGCTTTCGGCAGCGACGGCAGGCGAGAATTCGAGGCCGCTCGCCCGGGAGATCTTCTCCGTTCTCGTCGGGCTTCCGTCCAGCCAGTCGCGCGGTGGATCTGAGCAGGCCGCGAAGTACGCCGCGAAGCTGCTGATCGAGGCTGGCTTCCCCGAGAGGGATGTACGGGTTCTGGGTCCGAGCCCATCGGCAGCGGGGGTGCTCGCGCGCTTCCGCGGTCGAGGCGAGCGAGAGCCTGTGTTGGTGCTGGCGCATCTGGATGTGGTCGAAGCGCTGCGAGAAGACTGGTCCATCGACCCCTACGAGTTGATCGAGAAGGACGGCTACTTCTACGGGCGCGGAACCTCTGACAACAAAGCGGGTGCCGCGGCTCTACTGGCAAACTTCATCAGACTCAAGCGGGAGGGATACGAGCCATCGCGAGATCTGATCATGATGCTCACCGGCGACGAAGAGACGGACATGTTCAGCGTCACGTACTTCATCAACGAGCATCGCGAGGAGATCGACTCGGCATTCGCTCTCAACACCGATGCCGGCGAGATCACGACCGACGACGGTAGACCGCTGGCCTTCGCCATCCAGGCGGCGGAGAAGGTCTACCTGACATTGCGCGTCGAGGTGACCAATCCGGGTGGCCACAGCTCGCTGCCCCGGAGCGACAATGCCATCTACGAGTTGGCGGAAGCTCTCATTCGACTCCAGGCTCACGAATTTCCGGTAAGCCTGAACGAAGTGACCCGCAACTATTTCAAGCAAGCCGCTCGGTTTCACGACCCAGAGACGGCTGCTTCGATGGTTGCGCTGTCCGAGGATCGCGCCACGGCCGACGACATTGCACGCCTCGATTCTCTCGTTGAACTCAAGAGCAGGATGCGCACGACTTGTGTTGCCACGCAGCTCGAGGGTGGGCACGCCGAGAACGCCCTGCCGCAGATGGCAGCGGCCATCGTGAACTGCCGGGTCCTGCCTCAGGAATCGGAAGACGCAGTGGTGGCCACCATACGGCGCGTGCTCGCCAACGACGCCATTCACGTGACGAACGACTACCCCGCCGTCGCCAGCCCTCCCTCACCGCTGACGCCCTCGGTAATGCAGGCGATTACCGGCGTCGCGGCGGAAATGCTTCCGGGCATTCCGGTGATCGCCCATATGAGCGCGGGCGCCACCGACGGCTTGCACCTGCGCAACGCGGGTATTCCCACCTACGGCGTAAGTGCGCTGGGTCAGGATCCAGACGACGTTCGGGCTCACGGACGGGACGAGCGGGTTCGGGTCGAGGATTTCTACCGCTCGGTGGAATACTGGTATCGCCTACTGCGCGCGCTTTAA